AACTCATTAAAATGAAGCTTTTGAATTTACATGTGAAATAGATCTATGTATTGAGTCTTAGTAGAATTAAAGCCTGGCCTTTCCTATATGGGCTCAATAAGAGTCGGAGCGTACAAAGTCTAATTATCATCAGTATTCATATACTCTGTATTAAGAAAGTATTtggtttaatttataaaatttaatttttaagtatttagtgcttataagttaatttaaacttataaacactgataaattttttgaaaaatataaaaagaatatattatgcttttattcatttcactttacaatttattgaaaaatataaaaaaatatattatgcttttattcattttcactttacaatttatagtttaatttgtatcaaaatagtaaatgaataaattttttgatgCAATAAAAAagctaatataataattaaaatataattattactctttctgtatcatcatttttatttatcttttctttttaaattgtctcaaacttattatttatttttctttttagactataataacatataaattaaatattataattcaatttaattttattttatttttaagaaacatctcaaaatatatcttaatatttaataaagtgTAATGCATTTAACATagatataattgaaaagttaataaaaaattatatttcttaatatgtataaaaaaataaagtggataaaaattatgggataaagagagtaattaaaaagtgaaaatataaaaaaatataatatgatctcactcatttttatttcaaatagtttaatttatattaaattaatagatcGTGATATGATTTCTATATCAACATTTATAATCGcgtataaaataattaacaaaaaataaaatataaatttttttaataattaattttaaattttattaatgtgcTATTATGACACGACAATAAATGATGCaagtattatattaaaaataatagtataaataatgatagatataattaaaataaatcaaattttaattgataaaaaaatatagactataattataataaaattaaaagatatagacttttttatatcattaatTCTACTTTAAATATTTGAGAATTTATAACTACACATAGCAATTCAATTAAGTCACTTTATTTATGtgaattcttataaaaaaaaatagcattaattatttagattttagaTTTATATATGAAAGAGCTTTATTGTCTAAATATTTAATACTGAGTGTATATATGCCGTTACAAATcaataatcaaatcaaatctttgaaatttaattattttgatggagatttattcgattcaattttattattattaataattttgaaaattttgatttttattatctgTTTGGTTATTTTCGATTtgataatcaaaataattaaaataattaaattttattaattaatataatttattttagtttgatgAATAAACATgttacttataattattatttctataatttattaataatattaaatttaaaattattattttactgaaataaattattaataatattagttatttttatattgattaaatttaattccttgcagttaattttagattttttttaatgtacaTTAAATGAGAGCACTTTAAAAAGTCATTAACTAAATTATTAcactaaaaaagaaaatacttttctaaaaaaaaaaaggaaaatagttatacatatatatataactgcAGTGACGAGAGAGGTGAATTCCTGAATGGCATTGGACAGCGAAAAGGCAAAGGTTTGtagtatatatatgtgtgtcTCCACACTCATCTAATATTTTATTGCTTCTAACTTATATTATAATATCAAAAGTCCCCACTTCCATTTTCACAATAATATATAACCTTCTACACTCTTCTTGAATCTACTAGaccaattttcataaatttatttaaaaatatttctgatactatatatatatgaacatttttataattaactttacataatttaatattctaatactataaataaacttttattattatttttttaatatatatatgtttagattaataattaaaaaataaaaaaatttatctagaGATTTAATCCATTCAGAATACTACAAAAGTCTTCTTATTTGCGTTGCATACACCAGTGTGCGTGAGACAAGTTACACAGTAGGTGTCGAATGTACGTGATCTTGCAGAACTCCAGCAGCCATGCAGTAATTTTTGAAGCCTCCCGACGTATTTCTTTTGGTTTTGATGAAGAAAGTGTGTTCATGAGGCTTTGCCAATTGTCACCCAAAGTTTATGGGCACGTTTTTTCTTTCATGGAAACATCAGGGTACGTGGCACATTTCAAAACACTTAGATTTAGTTCCAGTGTGCATGGTTTAGTCCCATCTGTTATCTTTTGATTGGCTGCAATTGCTTACCATTTTTGCCCAATTATTTCAGGCAATTAGCATCATTCCTAATcactaattataataataaaaaaaaaagttatatattTTGTCGTTGTGTGTTTGCCCCACCTGTCTAAGCAGTACGAAGTTCATTCTTAGGATGCTGACCCGTGAGATATTTTAAGAGATTCAATGGAATATcaatagaaaatttaaataattataattaaatttaaaatgaatttaaatttaaaaaataatatttataatgagtctaaattttatttaaaaaatatttaatatttaaatttatttataaaaataattaatttaatataaataaatatattttataatcatatttataaatatttttatattttttatttaaaaattaaaattaatttttttagaaatattaaattttttaaataaaaattattaataaaaatattttttttataaattataaattaaaattatatgaaattaaacggaattgaattttatttagataataataataaaataaattttaataatttatattaatttttaattgaatttaaaatgaattaaaatattattaatatgaatCGGGTTtggatttaaatttgaatagtttaatttttatgatatattatttgattttttttttatttatattgtattccaaatgaaattaataaaagcatataattatataaatattatattttaattattaattatatatatgaaaatatatacatttaaaataaaaaaaatatttatttttatgtataattaataattaaaatatactaatATAAATGcagacttttttttaaatattttttcttataacGTGTCAATAGTGATTATGGAAAATAAACCATAGTGTAAAAAGGTACTTAAAGCATCACACTTAAATTTGAAGATTTAGCttcaatattttaatacttCCAATTAAATCTTCAAGTCAAAttacaaattattattttttaaaaactttttatatgcattttaaaattatatatatatattttttttaaaaaaagaaagtggAGTGAGATGATAGaagtttcttaaaaaaaaaaaagaagtttcTTATTTTTAAGAGTCAAAAATTCAAGAGAATCTCTTGATCTTTTCTTTGGATGACTCGTGATAGTATCAATCtggaaaataaataatacaagATAAATTATATggtctattttttattatattatataaactaatatgTACAACTATTGATTGGAAAAAGAATATTGcaaacaaaattattttttatagaatatataaaatcaatttaCTTGCACTTGCCTATATTAATCTTTATTCCCTACAGTCGCCCACAAACTTctaaaaacaataaattatattattcattaagaaaaaaaaaagaataaaatattatcttatTTAGTCTTTcaagtaataaattaatttattacaaCCAATGCAAGGACCATATCGATtccataaataataataatataaaatatatgtctATCTATAAGAAGACCTTCTACACTCTTCTTGAATACACTAGATATTTGGGATGGTTCTTTGGTGGAAGATgccaaataattaaaaatgagtttttatttttttttattgttttatttggagaaaattatttaaaatttttactcaTAATTTACACAAacgttaaaagaaaaaaagaaaagaaaagaaagggatGTCATATAAGTGGAAACaagattaaaatgcaaaattatattaacagagaaagaaaaaacTTGTGATATGCCCTTTTGAAGTTTAACTCATATTTGTAGAAATTAAGATTTGGTCATAGGTTTTATTATAGTTCCTGAAAAATGGGTACTGGAAAGGTTGATGACATTTGAGTAGAACACCACACCACATATAGAATCCTAGGTTTTATTGTGGAAACCTCCAGGCTAGGGTATAGGGAGCAAGCCCTAGAGCAAAAGCCGATTTGCACGTGCTTCATTAGGAAACAAGAAGTTTCGGAAAAAGAAAGTTAAGTTAAATGAGATTATGGATTGATTGGAAGAATACAAAAGTGTTAGTGTTTGCACAACTGTGCGTTGGACAAGTAACATAGTAGGTGTCGAATGTGGGTTGATCTTGCAGAGGTTGCAAACTCCAATAGCCATGCAGTAATCCAATTTTTATTTGAAGGATTTCCCTATTGGTGAAGAAAGTGAGTAAGGCTTTGCCATTTGGCAGCCAAAGACTATGTGCACGTTTTCTTCTTTTATGGAAACATCAAGGTACGTGGTGTTTTGCACGTTTTCTTCTTTTATGGAAACATCAAGGTACGTGGCGTTTCGCCAATCCCACTAGTTCTTTTCTCATTAgttgaaatttaaatatcaaatatttaaatttataaaattaaataatgtatataattaaattatgtaaattaaataaatcatataaatatttaaagtggttaataaaatttttataaaataattaaagaatttaattttataaaatgtgtaaaaaattaatcatataatttaaaaaaaaaaaatttttgaaaattcctGATGCCTCCCTAATTTTGATATTGTTTTTTAGGAGAGGGTTGTGTGTGTAAGCATTGGGAGAGCGTCATGCCATGGGCAGCGCAAACAGTCGAGGAAGTGAGTCACGCACAAACTTCTgaacaacaataaattataagagaaaagaagaatataatattttattttatgtaatattttaattaataaattaaattgttacGACCAAtgcaacaaataaaataatatatttaatttttgaaaaaaaggaTAAACGTCTATCCATGAAGACCTTCTACATTCTTCTTGAATGTGCTAGACTAGGATAGTTCCTTTAGTGGGCGAaacaacaaaaaggaaaaataaaagctaattttttttttctgttttattgaaaaaattaattctatttttaCTCATAATTTACACTGAAACGTTAAaaagcacaaaaaaaaaaaaaaaaaaaaaaacaagcaaTCAGATATAAGTAGAAAAAGGATCAAAGCAAAATTATATTAGCTGAAAATTGTTAGAAGAAAGGAGAGGGAGAAAAACTGTGATATTTATTCCCTTTTTAAGTTTAACAAGGTCGCAGGTTTTATCATAGATTATATTAATAGTTCCTGGAAATTGGGAAGTGGAGGTTGGTGAAATTGAGTAGAATACCAAAATTGAATCCTAGGTTTTATTGTCCAACCCTCCCGGCTCCTGGGATCAAGCCCTTGAGCTAATGTCAATTTGCACGTGCTTCTTTAGGAAACAAGAATTATAGGAAAGCAACTTAGACAAGGACgtgtcttttctttttttttttttttggttgtgTTCTAAGTTGCCTAAggtctctgttttttttttgtgttgtgTTCTATATTAACAACCTAGGAGGATGACGACAGCAACAAAATTTATATTCGGACAATGTATATAATTTATACTCCGGCAATATAAAACACAacacaaatattttaaaataaaaatttataatagttttattataaatattaattatgataaattatatataaattttattataattaatatttagttattatatatacaataattatattgaatatTTTCACCTAAAAGATGAGGaaattaaaacaacaacaaaacaaaacCACCAAATGGAAATAGAAGGACGCATCTATAAATCCATGGATCAAATGATAACGCATATGGGCTCTTGATTCTTAAATGGGGCATGAATTGGATTACAGTAAGAAGCTGGCCCAATCCTCTCTGCATCTTTTGGAAACTGATGGGTTGTGAAGTGGCCCACTTTACAATTGATTTTGAAAAACAGTGGTTGCTCGGAATATTAATtcaatcattttttatttttattttttatgctgATTTTGATTTGTCGATAACTTCAACTTAAAAATCACCATAGAGATGGTAGATGAACTACCAACACCAACTTTGAATATCTGCTAATCAACTTCCACAAGAAGTTATGCTCCAAACACATATTTCTTGAGGGATTGTGCCAAGGGAGCTCAGCCCATCAGTAATTCTAGTTCCAAAATCTAAGTGATTAATGTTGGTTCCTCAATCCTCATTACATCTTAGAAATCATAGGACACTTGTCGGTGTCAAGGGAACAATTATCACAGACAAGTTATCATGGCTGCCTTTCTCATATGCAGTATTTACAATACACTCTGCCAATGAGGTTGAAGACAAGCATGACCATGGCATCTCTGAATCTTCACTTGTTTGGAAATGTGAATTCCATTGAAAAATCAGATTACCAATATCCTGTTGTGTCAAGCTCTCAAATATGCCATCAGATGCAACCGCCAAATGCGTATCATTAGCAGTTAAAGGTCTCCAACCCGTATACTCGGGCTCAGCTATAACGCCATACCTAATAAAAAAGCAGGAGTATATTAGAACTAGAAGAGTTGGCAAATGTTGCTAACTGTAAGAACATCATGATAGATAACTAGAAACATTCTGTAGACTGATACCAAGAAGGAACATGAGAATTGAGAAATGATTTCACCAATCTTCAATATCCAACAGCGTTCTTGGATTCCAAATGAACTAATTAAGCAATAATGACTGGAGATAGAGCCAGGAGGCCGGGAGAACTAAGTAAGCTACAGACTTGCCTTCTCAGATATACATCACCAATGGAACGAGACATGGCAAGCACTCCATTGACTCGAGGCACGCCCCACGTAATGACAGAACCGCCAGCTGCTTCAATTCGAGCTCTTTCATCTTCTCTATCTGGATGATGATCATATGTTAATGCTGTTGCTGATAGATGCTCCGTTGAATCACCTACCATTTCATCGAACATCCTATTAAGCATCTTATCTCACACATATTATAAGCTCAGCCTACAAGCATTCTTTACTTAAGCAGAGGAGATACAAAGAGggcaaaacaaacaaaaaataaaataaagattaccTTCAGTCCCCAGAGCAGACTGAATTTTCTCCGACAAAAGAAGAGCCTTTGAGTCACCCACATTAGCAACTAAAATTTGCCGATCATACAATAGAACAACAGTAGCAGTGGAGCCagataaaaagttatttttaatagCTTCCTGAAGTATAGAATGAAGCACAAGTAATGTTATGACTTTGGAGAatacttgaaaattaaaaagtgacACAAATTATCTTGTAGTATATAATGAAGTCACTACTTGCCTGAGAAAAACTGAAATCAATGTCACGAATTGTCCTGGATAATGCTTCTTTTAGAATTTCCAGCTGAAATGACTTATAATCACTTGAGGATAACACCCCATTATGATGTGCCATTACCTTGTATGATTGGAATAAAACATGCAggtaaaaataatcaaaaagAAGTTTTGAAGCAATCTCACTACCTTCCTTTCCACCATGGCCATCAAATACTGCTACAACTCCAACTGCTTCCTCCTCCAGCCCATTTTTGCCTGCACCTTAGCTTCACAAGAGTAGCTCCTTTTAGTCAACCCTCTTATGCAATGAATCAAATGGAGGGAGAGCTATGATTCTAATAATTTCTACAAAGCTAGTTCAAATATCGGATTTTGATTATCATGGATAGTTTAACAAAGAATAGATAATGCCGTTTTTCTTTTGAACTATTCTATGCAGAAATTTGCATTTACGAAGGAGGAGAGAAATTCATGGTTCAATTGAATAAATTTGTAATTCCGTGTGAACGAACAAAATTTATGAAAGAAATTGAGATAGGAAAAAATCAGTCCAAAATGCGATAAAGtgaaacttcaaaaaccaaagaaaagagagaaaaagaggtGTTACCAAGTAAAGGCACTTTGAAATCAAGGTTACAAGCTATGACATCTTCTTGGTAGTCTCTGCGTCCCTGAAGGATGGCAAACTGGCAATTCAAGGTTTGATTTTTAAGATATCCAGCAGGGGGGAAAACCCGCTCTGGACACTCTGGATACCCAAACACGGCCGGAGCGCCACCATCCTCATACTCCATCATACACGCCACCGGTACCCCATTTGAAGATGGGACTGTCATCAGTAAAACGCCAAAGAGGAGAGACGGTATCATCAAACTTGTGACGGAAGATAGTCAAGGGAAAGGCCGGAAATGAAAGCGATCAAGAGCAACCTACGGCGGGTTAACTTTTTCGGAATAAACTTCCAGGGAACAGCAAACTTTTTACGAGATGTCGGATCAAAAATTTTTGTTTTACCTTTAAAATTTTACCCTTATTTGGTTTTTACCGTAACCGTGCAGACGtgaaaaaaaaagcaataagggatttttttttttttctatcatttagatatcttattataatatatgagcAATAATTTGttatactaataaaaattacttaattaccataaattatgattttacttttatatgatattaagagcatataaatatttttgatataaattagtATTTAATTGTCTTAATTTTCTTCACAACATTTTGGATGAAGTAAATTTAGAAATTCAATTTCTAAGATACAAATACAAAAAAATGAATCTTTCTGAAAAAtatgattttcttaaaataaaattttttgaagttcaaaaattgtaaaaatattatcattaatttagtaaattgataagttaatttttttttattttaaaattttaaatatctttaaaaaatttattctcttaactaacaataaattatatatataaataaattgctCAGCCTCAGCAGGACTTGGTGTTTGATGCAAGTTACTGCCAGCAAATGAGCTTTCTGACCTGTATATTTTCAGGCGCTAAGGCATGCTCTTTTACTGAGAGTCGAATAATTCGCTATAATATGGATACTTtcacattaattaataaaattacaaaaattgaaaagtataaattacaaaaaaaaaaaagttgaggcTATGAATAGTATACAGGTTACAGGGTGATGATAAGAACAAAGTGTTTCTCTTGCATGCCATAGTAATGGTATTGTAGAATCAGGGTTCATGGCTGTTTACACGACTGTGAAATTCCAACATTTCTTGATGGTTTGGGTCTACAGAGAGAGCAGCTCGGCAGTCACGCAGAGCGGCCAAGACATCACCAATGTGCTCATAGAATGCAGCCCTCAAGTGTAGAAGGTGAAGGTCTGCTTTGAA
The Manihot esculenta cultivar AM560-2 chromosome 1, M.esculenta_v8, whole genome shotgun sequence genome window above contains:
- the LOC110621428 gene encoding probable protein phosphatase 2C 51, whose protein sequence is MIPSLLFGVLLMTVPSSNGVPVACMMEYEDGGAPAVFGYPECPERVFPPAGYLKNQTLNCQFAILQGRRDYQEDVIACNLDFKVPLLGAGKNGLEEEAVGVVAVFDGHGGKEGSEIASKLLFDYFYLHVLFQSYKVMAHHNGVLSSSDYKSFQLEILKEALSRTIRDIDFSFSQEAIKNNFLSGSTATVVLLYDRQILVANVGDSKALLLSEKIQSALGTEGDSTEHLSATALTYDHHPDREDERARIEAAGGSVITWGVPRVNGVLAMSRSIGDVYLRRYGVIAEPEYTGWRPLTANDTHLAVASDGIFESLTQQDIGNLIFQWNSHFQTSEDSEMPWSCLSSTSLAECIVNTAYEKGSHDNLSVIIVPLTPTSVL